In Pocillopora verrucosa isolate sample1 chromosome 13, ASM3666991v2, whole genome shotgun sequence, one genomic interval encodes:
- the LOC131789517 gene encoding uncharacterized protein, whose translation MENFPKLKLFQIICILFGCGLILVQAFWNNPSILWDSHSPAFQNNFSFAVLPMSKVKIVCPNPAMIPIAVEGSIPLEKMYENLWIVDEQAYETCVIETTKPQNRILMKCDSPLQLRYFTVVFQRYSAVGADGLEFEPGKEYYFIATSNGRGWSLEQTSGGRCATHNMRMKVYVCTDENDPKCQTSPVSTAQPTKTITVCPSPTQFVQVSSTISHLPPHQCTDNNQLNKILNNTRFVPAIFDQTNHLAKLWAQVMNMSEQLTAVQNRLENCSFGGGYGHVIIPSASSTSAPIQTSSPTPTQPVTYSNCTALYNAGFKVSGIYTINPEDGMGSFPVYCDQTTAEGGWTVLQKRFDGSVWFSNRTWVEYKNGFGNVSGEFWLGLDRIHRLAKNLVTLRFDLGAPDGTNRFAVYKGFTVAGADQKFLMTSGTYTDGDAGDSFSFESGNKFSTQDQDNDKYGAGHCAKLFKSGWWHGVCHKASLNGLYLNGSDKNSEHFAAGITWHTWKGYDYFLTKSEMKIRP comes from the exons atggaaaatttcccCAAACTAAAACTCTTTCAGATCATATGCATTTTATTTGGATGTGGCCTGATTCTTGTCCAAGCCTTTTGGAACAATCCTTCGATCTTGTGGGACTCACACAGCCCAGC atttcaaaacaacttttctTTCGCAGTTCTACCAATGAGTAAAGTGAAGATTGTGTGCCCGAATCCCGCAATGATCCCGATAGCGGTCGAGGGAAGCATTCCTCTggaaaaaatgtatgaaaatcTATGGATAGTTGATGAACAGGCATACGAGACATGCGTAATAGAAACTACTAAACCTCAAAACAGAATTTTAATGAAGTGTGACTCTCCGCTGCAACTGCGTTACTTCACGGTAGTATTTCAGCGGTATAGCGCAGTAGGCGCAGATGGGTTGGAGTTTGAGCCTGGGAAGGAGTACTATTTCATCG cCACCTCTAATGGCCGTGGATGGTCTCTGGAGCAGACCTCAGGGGGGAGGTGTGCGACGCATAACATGAGAATGAAAGTCTATGTTTGTACTGATGAAAACG ATCCCAAGTGTCAGACAAGTCCTGTTTCAACAGCTCAACCAACAAAGACCATTACTGTGTGTCCATCGCCGACTCAATTTGTCCAGGTGTCATCTACAATTTCACATCTGCCACCTCATCAATGCACTG ATAACAACCAACTGAACAAGATACTCAATAACACGCGCTTTGTCCCAGCCATTTTCGACCAAACCAATCACCTCGCCAAACTGTGGGCTCAAGTTATGAACATGAGTGAACAACTAACCGCTGTGCAGAACAGACTTGAAAACTGTAGCTTCGGAGGAGGATACGGCCACGTGATCATCCCAAGTGCATCCTCGACCTCGGCTCCGATTCAAACTTCGTCTCCAACTCCAACGCAACCAG TAACATACTCCAATTGCACGGCGCTGTACAATGCAGGTTTTAAGGTCAGTGGTATTTATACCATAAACCCTGAAGACGGCATGGGCTCGTTTCCGGTCTACTGCGACCAAACAACAGCGGAAGGGGGCTGGACCGTGCTCCAAAAGCGTTTTGACGGCTCGGTTTGGTTTAGCAACCGGACGTGGGTGGAATACAAGAATGGATTCGGTAACGTATCGGGAGAGTTCTGGCTGGGATTGGACAGAATTCACCGACTGGCGAAAAATCTCGTCACGTTAAGATTCGACTTGGGAGCCCCGGATGGAACGAACAGATTTGCTGTTTATAAAGGATTTACGGTGGCAGGCGCTGACCAGAAGTTTTTGATGACCAGTGGAACATACACAG ACGGCGATGCTGGTGATTCGTTCTCTTTTGAAAGTGGCAACAAATTCTCAACACAAGATCAAGACAACGATAAATATGGTGCTGGCCACTGCGCCAAACTTTTCAAGAGCGGTTGGTGGCACGGAGTGTGTCATAAGGCAAGTCTTAATGGACTCTATCTCAACGGAAGTGATAAGAACTCAGAACATTTTGCAGCTGGAATAACCTGGCATACTTGGAAAGGCTACGACTATTTCTTAACAAAATCGGAGATGAAGATCCGTCCCTGA
- the LOC131789516 gene encoding golgin subfamily A member 6-like protein 24, whose amino-acid sequence MTEHTDSTEHDALASVNADFVNSLLNVKRERDKAISNEVRSQVQNECKAFGGEELAKQKWDDAAKMIAFQRAKEKEGTENSESKRNKLQQEQKRLKDDWMREETEKKRQLEELRQVEKNKAKEEADKLISLEMQKRIETEMAKQQETKDVFAKEQERRLQEEAKQAAEEQKRLEKQKEVEREKLKHLEQEMERAEHEQKRKLEEQKKQEEDWVQFAQEMKQKQDEKTREEAEKQRQWQRDKHKENEEISQFVERRKALESQRRKMFDEERGKTSEEARLLESGVRQQFLAKQEKVITELLQNDPVKDEVRKREEAEIKRKECEERRQEDDRRKLELEKQLMAVEKEKREKEQRTKEEEWKKYLDQLKQKEDEKVQRDTEQQKRMAEQRKEDEQKAAEMAETQRRAREQRRKEEHEAMKTAERRRLEQEQKRKELEQEREESKKRVLLQDQEKREQERAKQELAMRKQEQEERLKEANKEKQEQEARKLLEVQRKRLEQSETQAAVNEAELLEQKSRKDERSKGAIDSGKMLLEETRRLEEKFREEAERKKREHVEMQKKELLAMKEAENELMRRAQALKKQSSFRNDQQASSSAGTDNGGDRSRGERKKGFFASLFGCK is encoded by the coding sequence atgactgaacACACGGATTCAACTGAGCACGATGCTTTAGCTTCGGTAAATGCAGATTTTGTGAACAGTTTATTGAATGTAAAGCGGGAGAGAGATAAAGCGATATCCAATGAGGTGAGATCGCAGGTGCAAAACGAGTGCAAAGCTTTTGGCGGCGAGGAGTTGGCGAAACAGAAATGGGACGATGCGGCAAAAATGATCGCTTTTCAGAGAGCCAAGGAGAAAGAAGGAACAGAGAACAGTGAAAGTAAAAGGAACAAGTTACAACAGGAACAGAAGAGATTGAAGGACGATTGGATGCgagaagaaacagaaaagaaacgGCAGCTGGAAGAACTTCGCCAGGTTGAGAAAAACAAGGCGAAAGAAGAAGCAGATAAACTGATTTCTCTGGAAATGCAAAAACGGATAGAGACCGAAATGGCTAAGCAACAAgaaacaaaagatgtttttgCTAAAGAACAAGAACGTAGATTACAGGAGGAAGCGAAGCAGGCAGCTGAAGAACAGAAACGGCTGGAAAAGCAAAAAGAGGTGGAgagggaaaaattgaaacatttggAACAGGAAATGGAACGCGCGGAACACGAGCAGAAGCGTAAACTGGAAGAGCAGAAGAAACAGGAAGAAGATTGGGTTCAGTTTGCACAAGAGATGAAACAGAAACAAGATGAAAAGACCAGAGAAGAAGCTGAGAAACAGCGACAATGGCAGAGGGATaaacataaagaaaatgaagagattAGTCAGTTTGTGGAAAGACGGAAAGCTTTGGAATCACAGAGAAGGAAAATGTTTGATGAGGAAAGGGGCAAGACATCCGAGGAGGCCCGCTTGTTGGAGTCGGGTGTACGACAACAGTTTTTGGCGAAGCAGGAAAAGGTCATCACGGAATTGTTACAAAATGATCCTGTGAAGGATGAGGTCAGAAAGCGAGAGGAAGCGGAGATAAAGAGAAAAGAGTGCGAAGAGAGAAGGCAAGAAGATGATAGGAGAAAGCTAGAGCTTGAAAAGCAGCTAATGGCTGTGGAGAaggaaaagagggaaaaggAGCAAAGGACGAAAGAGGAGgaatggaaaaaatatcttgatcaattgaaacagaaagaagatgaaaaagttCAGAGGGATACTGAACAACAAAAGCGTATGGCAGAACAGAGAAAAGAGGACGAGCAGAAAGCTGCTGAGATGGCCGAAACACAACGACGTGCCAGGGAACAACGTCGTAAAGAAGAGCACGAAGCTATGAAGACTGCGGAAAGACGACGGCTCGAACAAGAGCAGAAACGCAAAGAACTCGAACAAGAACGCgaagaatcaaagaaaagagtGTTACTTCAAGATCAGgagaaaagagaacaagaaagagCCAAGCAAGAATTAGCGATGCGTAAACAAGAGCAGGAGGAACGGTTGAAAGAAGCTaacaaagaaaagcaagaaCAAGAAGCACGAAAGCTTTTAGAAGTTCAGCGAAAGAGGCTTGAACAAAGCGAGACACAAGCTGCTGTGAACGAGGCGGAGCTTCTTGAGCAGAAGAGCAGGAAGGATGAAAGGTCCAAAGGGGCAATTGACAGTGGGAAGATGCTGTTGGAGGAGACTCGCAGGTTAGAAGAGAAGTTTCGGGAAGAGGCGGAGAGGAAGAAACGAGAACACGTGGAAATGCAGAAGAAGGAGTTACTGGCCATGAAAGAGGCTGAAAATGAGCTGATGAGACGAGCGCAAGCTCTGAAAAAGCAAAGTTCGTTCCGCAATGATCAGCAAGCTTCTTCTTCAGCTGGTACAGACAACGGAGGAGATAGATCACGAGGAGAACGTAAGAAAGGATTTTTTGCGTCACTTTTTGGGTGTAAATAA
- the LOC131789519 gene encoding beta-4C adrenergic receptor-like, with translation MELPFRNSGLTAFQSTSLLLIDIIAVGGNAFICMATARNPSLRTSTNLWVTALAIADLIRSCVAAPLTVATLICGRWNYGSGGCIIQGFFTYYLTLVSLLTMAFMAVNRYCRVVKPSLYLKIFTRKRCVTALIFLWTLMALTVSFPVLVGWAEFAFHGGYAACVLHFHKPSLTVIFLTLDAGLILLPCTLTIAGCYFKVSRAVREHNDQVVSSLQGTLKSNSQLINRAGVEEIRVTKTLFLLVSTFTLCWIPAYVIGFLSRGNLVYISPQGALAVTFLVGLNSACNPFIYGYMNRSFRVELWKLIPCKRNENQVVPHVHSKDTSPQSYTKSLAVVVST, from the coding sequence ATGGAACTCCCTTTTCGCAACTCTGGCCTAACTGCCTTCCAATCCACCTCACTTTTGTTAATCGATATCATTGCCGTCGGAGGAAACGCTTTTATTTGCATGGCAACTGCACGAAATCCCAGCCTTCGCACGAGCACAAACTTGTGGGTGACCGCATTGGCTATTGCGGACTTGATCCGTTCTTGTGTCGCTGCACCTCTGACAGTGGCAACTTTAATTTGTGGTCGCTGGAATTATGGATCCGGTGGTTGTATCATTCAAGGATTTTTCACGTACTATCTAACCCTAGTCTCCCTCCTTACAATGGCGTTCATGGCCGTCAACAGGTACTGCAGAGTGGTTAAACCGTCTCTCTATTTGAAGATTTTCACTAGAAAGCGATGCGTCACAGCTCTGATATTCCTGTGGACACTAATGGCTTTGACAGTGTCATTTCCTGTGCTGGTTGGATGGGCAGAATTTGCTTTTCACGGTGGTTACGCAGCTTGCGTTTTGCATTTCCATAAACCAAGTCTCACTgtgatatttttaactttggaCGCCGGCCTTATTTTACTTCCATGCACTCTTACAATCGCCGGTTGCTACTTCAAAGTATCACGAGCAGTACGTGAACATAACGATCAGGTCGTATCATCTCTCCAGGGAACCTTAAAGTCGAACTCCCAACTTATAAACCGAGCGGGCGTCGAGGAAATTCGCGTCACGAAAACACTTTTCTTACTAGTTTCAACGTTTACTCTTTGCTGGATTCCAGCCTATGTAATCGGGTTTTTAAGCCGTGGCAATTTGGTTTACATCTCGCCTCAAGGTGCCCTTGCTGTTACATTTCTTGTGGGTCTGAACTCCGCTTGTAACCCCTTTATATACGGCTACATGAATCGTTCGTTTCGAGTCGAGCTTTGGAAGCTTATCCCTTGTAAAAGGAACGAAAACCAAGTTGTTCCGCACGTTCATTCGAAGGACACTTCACCGCAGTCTTACACAAAGAGCCTTGCTGTCGTTGTATCTACTTAG
- the LOC131789520 gene encoding galanin receptor type 1-like, translating into MSDGIDLLLLCLFTILIPVCLVFNALVFAVIYRSKSLRIPMNNLIFNLAITDFVIGLFIFPRHVLFSVIALRHPVDTTGNYFCKFVTGSGTLWTSSTASGFLLIAIAVERYTSIMVRSRRAPLTTSRINAVVAFCWLSAFAANLPTLIVFAYDETIDFCVENWPNWVSPKAYVICIFFLGISSVLVMFPLYFRIIYTLWCRQRRATEISQAARLRARKNITKLLVLVTFIHTICRLPNYMTYLLTYYAPSVNYGSNTYNFTVLLILLNSAVHPFLLCWNMQGFRRPLFVLFCCCQANRIFTEPELEPSHVSTPPVRGSAFLLRTPEQARPRTT; encoded by the coding sequence ATGAGCGACGGTATTGACTTGTTACTCCTGTGCTTATTCACAATCCTGATTCCAGTATGTCTCGTATTTAATGCTTTGGTTTTCGCTGTTATTTATCGGAGCAAATCATTGCGAATTCCCATGAACAACTTGATCTTCAACTTAGCGATAACAGattttgtgattggtttattcATCTTCCCTCGTCACGTGCTTTTCAGTGTCATTGCATTACGTCATCCAGTAGACACCACAGGTAACTACTTTTGCAAGTTCGTAACAGGGAGTGGTACCCTATGGACTAGTTCCACGGCGTCTGGGTTTTTACTCATTGCCATCGCCGTCGAACGCTATACGTCCATAATGGTTCGTAGCCGAAGGGCGCCGCTTACAACCTCGCGCATCAATGCCGTTGTGGCGTTTTGTTGGCTCTCAGCTTTCGCGGCGAACTTGCCAACGCTTATCGTTTTTGCCTACGACGAAACGATTGATTTCTGCGTGGAAAACTGGCCAAACTGGGTTTCGCCCAAGGCTTATGTGATATGTATCTTCTTCCTGGGCATAAGctcagttcttgtgatgttccCTTTGTATTTTCGAATCATTTACACGCTATGGTGCAGACAACGCAGGGCAACGGAAATCTCACAGGCGGCCAGATTACGCGCACGCAAAAACATCACCAAATTGCTAGTTTTGGTGACTTTTATTCACACAATTTGTCGTTTGCCTAACTATATGACTTATCTATTAACCTACTACGCTCCCTCAGTCAACTATGGTTCCAACACATACAACTTTACAGTTCTGTTGATTCTGCTGAACTCCGCTGTGCACCCGTTCTTATTGTGTTGGAACATGCAGGGCTTTAGAAGACCCctgtttgtgttgttttgttgttgccaAGCCAATAGGATATTTACTGAGCCTGAGCTTGAGCCCTCCCACGTGAGTACTCCGCCCGTCAGAGGATCTGCCTTCCTTCTAAGAACCCCAGAACAAGCGCGCCCACGAACCACATGA
- the LOC131789557 gene encoding kelch-like protein diablo: MSLRQINSPPSQAVVANEIVFQWETHSHKAFRIFQEMRAKEELCDVYICCDRRRFPAHRVVLAATCPFFREKLAAEHDESECEESFVELEIPWNFDNLLMLNALDFLYEGKLILQLDHIKDLLQLLHYLKIEEAVIACERFAIDHLRNQNCVGYHKLAETLGLEQLKLKTMEYMEWNFLQIVNEDDFVKLSAHQITSLLGSNSLKVRKEEKVYEAVWKWYKHDPEKRNKELDTVLKTIRFRQITTKFLQTRILPELVKGEGKCRKDVEDALAARKLSQENNDSGKPRNSRKIVYLFSMKTNRVDTFDEEQRACVPCPKLTSFSDASKEDNYHCAFLVQGELYIVSRRAVNRFNPVTKKWTWVGDGRAVRESGVCSDRNNIYVFGGKPDDMSAHKFDVCHGVWSSLPEMNRRRRCTGVAILGRKIYVIGGLNDDGPLNSMESFHIRSQKWKLLPGLLEPRFSMGVVTWAGSIFVFGGRSDRQSLGSMEVYHPKEDKWVFAPAQLNDNRSEFGHVVYENKIYCFGGRGVTSIEYYDYLNEQWRIVGRVSDNTYSVNCLVYPPLN, from the exons ATGTCCTTAAGACAAATTAATTCTCCTCCCTCACAAGCAGTTGTGGCGAATGAAATTGTTTTCCAGTGGGAAACTCACAGCCACAAAGCCTTCCGTATTTTTCAAGAGATGCGTGCGAAGGAAGAATTATGCGACGTATATATTTGCTGCGACAGACGGCGTTTTCCTGCGCATCGTGTAGTTTTGGCGGCAACTTGTCCTTTCTTCCGTGAAAAGCTAGCGGCTGAACATGACGAAAGTGAATGCGAAGAGTCATTCGTGGAACTAGAAATACCATGGAATTTTGACAACTTGCTAATGCTAAATGCTTTGGATTTTTTGTATGAAGGAAAACTGATTTTGCAACTGGATCATATTAAGGACTTATTACAGCTGTTGCACTACTTAAAG ATCGAAGAGGCTGTCATTGCTTGCGAACGATTTGCTATCGATCATTTGAGAAACCAAAATTGTGTGGGGTATCACAAACTAGCGGAGACTCTTGGCCTCGAGCaattaaaactcaaaacaatgGAATACATGGAATGGAACTTCTTACAAATCGTGAACGAAGATGATTTTGTCAAGCTGTCAGCGCATCAGATAACTTCCTTACTCGGAAGTAACAGTCTAAAGGtcagaaaagaggaaaaagtgtATGAAGCGGTGTGGAAATGGTACAAACACGATCCTGAAAAAAG GAACAAAGAGCTGGACACAGTTTTGAAAACCATCCGCTTCCGTCAAATCACTacaaaattccttcaaacacGGATACTTCCCGAACTCGTGAAAGGCGAAGGGAAATGCCGCAAGGACGTGGAAGATGCTCTGGCTGCTAGGAAGTTGTCACAAGAAAATAACGATTCAGGAAAACCTCGAAACTCTCGGAAGATCGTTTACCTGTTCAGTATGAAGACAAACCGGGTTGACACCTTTGATGAGGAGCAACGTGCATGCGTTCCCTGCCCCAAGCTGACGTCATTTAGCGATGCAAGTAAAGAAGATAATTACCACTGTGCATTTCTTGTGCAGGGTGAGCTTTATATCGTGTCCAGGAGGGCAGTGAACAGATTCAACCCTGTGACAAAGAAATGGACTTGGGTTGGCGATG GGCGTGCCGTACGGGAGTCAGGAGTGTGTTCTGATAGAAACAACATCTACGTGTTTGGTGGGAAGCCAGACGACATGTCTGCCCACAAATTTGATGTTTGTCATGGAGTATGGAGCTCACTACCTGAAATGAATCGACGTAGGAGATGCACTG GTGTGGCTATTTTGGGTCGAAAGATTTACGTCATTGGGGGACTTAATGACGATGGACCGCTGAACTCGATGGAAAGCTTTCACATACGATCTCAAAAATGGAAATTGCTGCCAGGCCTTCTAGAACCTCGTTTCAGTATGGGCGTGGTAACCTGGGCAGGTAGTATCTTTGTCTTCGGTGGACGCAGTGATCGACAAAGTTTAGGGAGCATGGAGGTTTATCACCCTAAGGAAGACAAATGGGTATTTGCTCCTGCGCAGTTAAACGACAACAGAAGTGAGTTCGGTCACGTGGTCTATGAAAATAAGATATATTGTTTTGGTGGGCGTGGAGTAACTTCAATCGAATATTATGATTATTTGAATGAACAATGGCGCATCGTGGGACGAGTAAGCGACAACACTTATTCAGTGAATTGTTTAGTGTATCCTCCACTGAACTAA